DNA sequence from the Shewanella piezotolerans WP3 genome:
GCCGAATAAAAAAATGTTATCGATAATAAACGATCCTAAATATCAAGCTTTCGTTATCTTCCCATCAGAATATGCCGTTGAAAATCAAACGGTAATTAACCGAGTTGATAAATCTAAACTACCAAATGGCAAACATCCACTGTTTGTCGTACTCGACGGTAGTTGGCGTGAAGCGATAAAAATGTTTCGTAAAAGCAGCTATTTGCACCAGTTACCACTACTTTCGTTTTCGCCAGAATTCGCAGCGAGTTATGCATTAAGAAAAGGAGCCAGAGAATTCCAACTCGGTACTGCTGAGGTTGCTGCGCTTGCATTAAATGTCGCCGGAGAGCCTGCTAATGGCCTTGTATTAGAAGCTTGGTTTGAGTTGTTTGTTGAATCCTCACTTCATGGAAGAAGTCGCAATAGTCGAGATAGCGCTATAATTGGTGAACTTCAGCACCGTTTCCAAGAGGCTCATGCTTTGTCATTAGTAAACGCTTGATAGTTATCAAAGGTATAAAGATCTACTTGAGCTAAAATCAAAATATTGAATTTATTGTGGTTTACGATATGCTCTAAGTTCGATGTTCAAATTGGAGGCAGATTATGGCACAACGTAACCGTACATTTTTCAACCAAACCTCCAATACACATGCACCGTGTAGTTTTTCTATTTTGGTTTCGGTAGTAGTGTTAAATATGATCTATTCAAGCGCTTTTGGCGGCGTAAACCAACAGGGCGTTACTGCTAAAGAAAATCCAAGCTTAATCGCCAAAAGCCGTTACAGTGCTGGGTTGATATGTAAAGACAGAGGTTGGGAGTTTTGTGCTTCATGGGCGAATATAAAGCGAATTCCAGGTAGCCGCATAGCTTAAAAATAAGCCTCTTCGCTTTAAGCTGTTATAAACTAGTACTCAGAGCTTTTCCCCATTAAATAAGCAAGCTCAGCGATATTACTTACCTGCATTTTTTGCATTACTTTTTGTCTATGTAACTCTAAAGTTCTTTGTGCTACGTTTAATTCAGCGGCCACCTGGTAAGCCCCTAGAACAGTAGACACTTCATAGAGTTATACTTAACCAAAAATATGAGGTGTTACATGCGCGGAAAACGATATCCAGATGAGTTCAAAATAGAAGCTGTTAAACAAGTCACTGAGCGTGGTTATCAAATCGCAGATGTTGCTGATAGATTAGGCGTCACTTCCAAAAGTTTGCACAACTGGATTAATAAGTTTGATAAGCCGGAAAAGCAACACATCACCATTGATAATCAACAAGACGAAATACGTAAACTCAAGGCTGAACTACGTCGCGTAACCGAAGAGCGAAATATCCTAAAGGAGGCCGCCGTGTACTTTGCAAGCGAGTCAAAGAAAAGTACACGTTCATAAAGTCTAGGCTCAAGCACTACCCAGTAAAAACCCTATGCGAAATACTTGGCGTTCACCGCAGCGGCTTCTATGCCTGGCTTAAGGAGCCTCTGAGTCGCAGAGCTACTGAAGATAAGCGACTACTAGGTAAAATTAAACAGTATTGGCTAGAAAGCGGTTGTGTGTATGGCTACCGAAATATCACTTTAGACCTTAAAGATGATGGTGAGGCTGTTGGAAAAAATCGGGTATATCGGATCATGAGAACAGCTGATATTAAGGCTGTACGTGGCTATAAGCGCAATCCAAGTTTTGGCAGAGGCGATGTTAGTCATACAGCACCAAATACGTTAAATAGAGGGTTTGACATCGCTGAGCCCAATAAAGTTTGGGTGACCGACTTTACCTATATTCGGACTCATGAAGGTTGGCTATATCTCACTGTTGTTATCGATCTATTCTCTCGACAAGTTGTCGGTTGGACAATGAAAAGTACAGCTAGAGCTGACCTAGTTATTGATGCGCTACTGATGGCGGTATGGAGACGCACTCCAACAGAAAAGGTGCTTATCCATTCCGATCAAGGCGTGCAATATACTTGCTCTGATTGGCGCAGCTTTCTTAAAGAGCACAACCTGGAAGCGAGTATGAGTCGAAGAGGAAACTGTCATGATAATGCAGTTGCTGAAAGCTTTTTCTCATTACTGAAAAAAGACAGGATTAAGCGAAAAGTCTACAAAACCAGAGATGAAGCGCGTGCTGAAATATTTAACTATATCGAATATTTCTACAATCCAGTGCGGCATCATGGTAGTAATAACGGACTGTCTCCAATGAATTTTGAAAAGCAGTATTATGAGAACTTAGAAAGTGTCTAGAAAACTAGGGGCTTACCAACCACTTTATTCAGTTTTCCTTCCAATACCTTTTCCATTACCTCATATTCTCTTGGAGTCAGTGTTGCGAGTTTAGTTTCCAAGGCTTCTCGAGCTAAGTTTCGTTGCGTGTACTGCATCGTTTGTATTTTTGCTTTTTCCAGTAATGATAGGAGTT
Encoded proteins:
- a CDS encoding tRNA-uridine aminocarboxypropyltransferase, translating into MTLPKHAIHHLYEYRKAISSKPFTARGKNVVRCQSCLLAEQFCTCCQRKQVSSELSFMLIMYDDEVLKPSNSGRLIADIIPDTHAFIWSRNEPNKKMLSIINDPKYQAFVIFPSEYAVENQTVINRVDKSKLPNGKHPLFVVLDGSWREAIKMFRKSSYLHQLPLLSFSPEFAASYALRKGAREFQLGTAEVAALALNVAGEPANGLVLEAWFELFVESSLHGRSRNSRDSAIIGELQHRFQEAHALSLVNA
- a CDS encoding IS3-like element ISSpi1 family transposase (programmed frameshift) yields the protein MRGKRYPDEFKIEAVKQVTERGYQIADVADRLGVTSKSLHNWINKFDKPEKQHITIDNQQDEIRKLKAELRRVTEERNIPKGGRRVLCKRVKEKYTFIKSRLKHYPVKTLCEILGVHRSGFYAWLKEPLSRRATEDKRLLGKIKQYWLESGCVYGYRNITLDLKDDGEAVGKNRVYRIMRTADIKAVRGYKRNPSFGRGDVSHTAPNTLNRGFDIAEPNKVWVTDFTYIRTHEGWLYLTVVIDLFSRQVVGWTMKSTARADLVIDALLMAVWRRTPTEKVLIHSDQGVQYTCSDWRSFLKEHNLEASMSRRGNCHDNAVAESFFSLLKKDRIKRKVYKTRDEARAEIFNYIEYFYNPVRHHGSNNGLSPMNFEKQYYENLESV
- a CDS encoding LuxR C-terminal-related transcriptional regulator, with amino-acid sequence MAAELNVAQRTLELHRQKVMQKMQVSNIAELAYLMGKSSEY